One genomic window of Borreliella garinii includes the following:
- a CDS encoding peptide ABC transporter substrate-binding protein, translating to MNFNKAKKIGKKIKIATLIMLAVSLITCKSNLEKEKLTFKVYIGGAPSSLDPHLVDETIGARILEQVFSGLLTLNTKTGKLKPGLAKNWEASKDKKTYQFYLRDNLVWSDGVPITAEGIRKSFLRILNKETESTHVDMLKSIIKNGQEYFDGKVSDSELGIKAIDSKTLEITLTSPKPYFLELLLHHTFMPVPIHVIEKYKGNWTNPENMVTSGPFKLKKRLPNEKIIFEKNEHYYNAKEVELEELVYITSDNDMTVYNMYKNNEIDAIFNSIPPDIVNEIKLQNDYYQHKSNAIYLYSFNTKIKPLDDAKVREALTLAIDRETLTYKVLNDGTVPTREITPNLENYNYGKKLALFDPEKSKKLLTEAGYPNGKGFPTLTLKYNTNETHKKVATFIQNQWKKILNINIMLTNENWPVLTNSRNTGNFEIIRIGRIGEYLDPHTYFTIFTSENSQLASYKYANLEFDKLIKESDFEKDPIKRKNLLRKAESIIIEKDFPAAPIYIYSGHYLFRNDKWTGWNPNVSEIYYFSELKSIKNAKQN from the coding sequence ATGAACTTTAATAAAGCTAAAAAAATCGGTAAAAAAATTAAAATAGCAACACTAATTATGCTTGCCGTATCTTTAATTACATGTAAGAGTAATTTAGAAAAGGAAAAATTAACATTTAAAGTATATATAGGGGGAGCACCTTCATCGCTTGACCCACACTTGGTAGATGAGACAATCGGAGCAAGGATTTTAGAACAAGTATTCTCAGGGCTCTTGACATTAAATACTAAAACAGGAAAGCTTAAGCCTGGACTTGCTAAAAATTGGGAAGCTTCAAAAGATAAAAAAACATATCAATTTTATCTAAGAGATAATCTTGTTTGGAGCGATGGAGTTCCAATTACCGCTGAAGGAATAAGAAAATCTTTTTTAAGAATTTTAAATAAAGAAACAGAATCTACACATGTTGATATGCTTAAATCAATAATAAAAAATGGACAGGAGTATTTTGATGGAAAAGTATCTGATTCTGAACTTGGAATTAAAGCAATTGATAGCAAAACATTGGAAATAACACTTACATCTCCAAAACCCTATTTTCTTGAATTACTTCTACATCACACATTCATGCCAGTACCTATTCATGTTATTGAAAAATATAAGGGAAATTGGACAAACCCTGAAAACATGGTTACCAGCGGTCCTTTTAAATTAAAAAAAAGATTGCCTAATGAAAAAATTATATTTGAAAAAAACGAACATTATTACAATGCAAAAGAAGTAGAACTTGAAGAGCTTGTCTACATTACCTCTGACAATGATATGACTGTATATAATATGTACAAAAACAATGAAATCGATGCTATTTTTAACAGCATACCGCCGGATATTGTAAATGAAATAAAACTACAAAATGACTATTATCAACACAAAAGCAATGCAATTTATTTATACTCATTTAATACAAAAATAAAACCCCTTGATGATGCTAAGGTTAGAGAAGCTTTAACGTTAGCTATTGACAGAGAAACTTTAACTTACAAAGTACTTAATGACGGAACAGTTCCCACAAGAGAAATAACGCCTAATCTTGAAAATTACAATTATGGCAAAAAGTTGGCTTTATTTGATCCTGAAAAATCTAAAAAGCTTTTAACAGAAGCTGGATATCCTAATGGAAAAGGATTCCCAACCCTAACGCTAAAATATAATACAAACGAAACTCACAAAAAAGTTGCTACATTTATTCAAAACCAATGGAAAAAAATTTTAAATATAAACATTATGCTTACTAATGAAAATTGGCCTGTTCTTACCAATAGTAGAAATACGGGTAATTTTGAAATAATAAGAATTGGACGCATTGGGGAATATTTGGATCCACACACATACTTTACTATATTCACAAGCGAAAATTCTCAACTTGCATCATACAAATATGCAAACTTAGAATTTGACAAGCTCATCAAAGAATCAGATTTTGAAAAAGATCCTATAAAAAGAAAAAATTTACTCAGAAAGGCAGAATCAATAATAATTGAAAAAGATTTTCCTGCCGCACCAATATACATATATTCTGGACACTATCTTTTCAGAAACGATAAATGGACTGGATGGAATCCTAATGTATCAGAAATTTATTATTTTTCTGAATTAAAATCAATTAAAAATGCAAAACAAAATTAA
- a CDS encoding peptide ABC transporter substrate-binding protein encodes MKLQKSLFLIIFFLTFLCCSKEKAQEGVSFKISLGSEPSSLDPQLAEDNVASKMIDTMFRGLITGDPNTGGNRPGLAKSWNISPDGTVYTFTLREKITWSDGVAITAEGIRKSYLRILNKETGSKYVEMVKSAIKNGQKYFDEQVPDSEVGIRAIDEKTLEITLESPKPYFIDMLVHQSFIPIPIHVTEKYGQSWTSPENMVTSGPFKLKERIPNEKYVVEKNDKYYNSNEVEVQEITFYTTNDSSTAYKMYENKELDAIFASIPPDLIKDLKLRNDYYSSAVNAIYFYAFNTKVKPLDNVKVRKALTLAIDRETLTYKVLDNGTTPTRRATPNFSSYSYAKNLELFNPEIAKTLLAEAGYPNGNGFPILKLKYNTSDANKKICEFIQNQWKKNLNIDVELENEEWTTYLNTKANGNYEIARAGWIGDYADPATFLSIFTQGYTQFSSHNYSNSEYNELIKKSDLELDPIKRQDILRQAEEIIIEKDFPIAPIYIYGNSYLFRNDKWTGWNTNISERFDLSQLKLKK; translated from the coding sequence ATGAAATTACAAAAATCATTATTTTTAATAATATTTTTTCTAACCTTTCTTTGTTGTAGCAAAGAGAAAGCACAAGAAGGAGTATCATTTAAAATAAGCTTAGGATCAGAGCCAAGTAGCCTTGACCCTCAATTGGCAGAAGATAATGTAGCATCAAAAATGATAGACACAATGTTTAGAGGGCTTATTACAGGCGATCCTAACACAGGAGGAAATAGACCAGGACTTGCAAAAAGTTGGAACATTTCTCCTGACGGAACAGTTTACACATTTACACTAAGAGAAAAAATCACCTGGAGTGACGGAGTTGCAATCACTGCAGAAGGAATTAGAAAATCTTATCTTAGAATTTTAAATAAGGAAACTGGCTCAAAGTATGTTGAAATGGTTAAATCAGCAATTAAGAATGGTCAAAAATATTTTGACGAACAAGTGCCTGACTCTGAAGTTGGAATTAGGGCAATTGACGAAAAAACATTGGAAATAACACTAGAATCACCTAAGCCTTATTTTATTGACATGCTAGTACACCAATCATTTATTCCAATCCCAATTCATGTTACCGAAAAGTATGGACAAAGCTGGACAAGCCCTGAAAACATGGTTACCAGTGGTCCTTTTAAATTAAAAGAAAGAATTCCTAACGAAAAATATGTAGTCGAAAAAAATGACAAATACTACAACTCAAACGAAGTAGAAGTACAAGAGATTACATTTTATACAACAAATGACAGCTCAACAGCATACAAAATGTATGAAAATAAAGAATTAGATGCAATATTTGCCTCCATACCGCCTGATTTAATTAAAGATCTAAAATTAAGAAACGATTATTACTCATCAGCTGTTAATGCCATATATTTTTACGCATTCAACACAAAAGTTAAACCGCTTGACAATGTTAAAGTTAGAAAAGCCTTAACTCTTGCTATTGATAGAGAAACACTTACATATAAAGTTCTTGACAACGGAACTACTCCTACAAGAAGAGCAACTCCTAACTTTAGCTCGTATTCTTATGCAAAAAATTTAGAATTATTTAATCCTGAAATTGCAAAAACCCTTTTAGCTGAAGCTGGTTACCCTAATGGCAACGGATTCCCCATTTTAAAATTAAAATATAATACAAGCGATGCAAATAAAAAAATTTGTGAATTTATTCAAAACCAATGGAAAAAAAATTTAAATATTGATGTGGAACTTGAAAATGAAGAATGGACAACTTACTTAAACACTAAAGCAAATGGAAATTACGAAATAGCAAGAGCAGGATGGATAGGTGATTATGCTGATCCAGCAACATTTTTAAGCATATTCACACAAGGATATACACAATTCTCATCTCACAATTACTCAAACTCAGAATACAACGAACTTATTAAGAAATCTGATCTTGAACTTGATCCAATAAAAAGACAAGACATCTTAAGACAAGCAGAAGAGATAATTATTGAAAAAGATTTTCCAATAGCCCCAATATACATATATGGAAATAGTTATCTTTTCAGAAATGACAAGTGGACAGGCTGGAATACTAATATTTCAGAAAGATTTGATTTATCTCAACTAAAATTAAAAAAATAA
- a CDS encoding peptide ABC transporter substrate-binding protein, whose amino-acid sequence MKYIKIALILTIFSLIACTNNGKKEKITFRASNLSEPSSLDPQLSTDLYGSNIIRNLFLGLAVKDSQTGKYKPGLAKSWDISGNGTVYTFNLREDIVWSDGVAITAEEIKKSYLRILNKKTAALYANLVKSTIKNAQEYFDETVPESELGIKAIDSKTLEITLTSPKPYFPDMLTHSAYIPVPMHIVEQYGENWTNPENIVVSGAYKLKERLINDKIVIEKNEKYYNAKNVEIDEVIFYPIEGNVAYNMYINGELDFLQGAEKSNLEEIKIRDDYYSGLKNGVAYIVFNTTIKPLDNSKVRQAISLAIDRETLCKIVLKGSSEPTRNLTPKFDDYSYGKNLILFDPENAKKLLAEAGYPDGKGFPTLKYKVSGRDQKGAEFLQEQFKKILNIKIEIENEEWTTFLGSRRTGNYQISSLGWLGDYFDPLTFLESLLTTENHFFGAYKYSNKEYDALITKSNLELDPIKRQDILREAEAIIVEKDSPMAPLSIPKSHYLFRNDKWTGWAPNIAESYLYEDIKTKK is encoded by the coding sequence ATGAAATACATAAAAATAGCTTTAATACTAACTATCTTCTCTTTAATAGCTTGTACTAATAATGGAAAAAAAGAAAAAATAACCTTTAGAGCGTCAAACTTAAGCGAACCATCATCACTTGATCCACAGCTCTCAACAGACCTTTACGGTAGCAATATTATTAGAAACCTATTCTTAGGGCTAGCAGTAAAAGATTCACAAACTGGGAAATATAAACCGGGACTTGCAAAAAGCTGGGATATTTCTGGCAATGGAACTGTTTACACATTTAACCTAAGAGAAGATATAGTTTGGAGCGATGGAGTTGCCATTACTGCTGAGGAGATAAAAAAATCATATCTAAGAATTTTAAATAAAAAAACAGCTGCACTATATGCCAATTTAGTAAAATCTACAATAAAAAACGCACAAGAATATTTTGATGAGACAGTGCCTGAATCTGAGCTTGGCATAAAAGCTATTGACAGCAAAACCCTAGAAATAACATTAACATCTCCAAAGCCTTATTTCCCCGATATGCTAACACACTCAGCATACATACCAGTTCCAATGCATATTGTTGAACAATATGGAGAAAATTGGACAAATCCCGAAAATATAGTTGTTAGTGGCGCATACAAACTCAAAGAAAGATTAATTAACGATAAAATCGTAATAGAAAAAAATGAAAAATATTATAATGCAAAGAATGTAGAAATTGATGAAGTGATATTTTATCCAATAGAAGGTAATGTAGCTTACAATATGTACATAAACGGTGAACTCGATTTTCTGCAAGGAGCAGAAAAAAGCAATTTAGAAGAAATTAAAATAAGAGATGATTATTACTCAGGATTAAAAAATGGAGTGGCATACATAGTATTCAATACAACCATAAAGCCACTAGACAATTCAAAAGTTCGACAAGCCATCTCACTTGCTATTGATAGAGAAACTTTATGTAAAATAGTTTTAAAAGGAAGTTCAGAGCCAACAAGAAACCTAACTCCAAAATTTGATGATTATTCTTATGGAAAAAATTTAATATTATTTGATCCTGAGAATGCAAAAAAACTTTTAGCTGAAGCTGGATATCCAGATGGGAAAGGATTCCCTACATTAAAATATAAAGTCTCAGGGAGAGACCAAAAAGGAGCAGAATTCTTACAAGAACAATTTAAAAAAATCCTAAATATTAAAATAGAAATCGAGAACGAAGAATGGACAACATTTTTAGGAAGCAGAAGAACTGGAAATTACCAAATTTCAAGTTTGGGGTGGTTAGGAGACTATTTTGATCCTTTAACATTCTTAGAAAGCTTACTTACAACAGAAAATCATTTTTTTGGAGCATACAAATATTCAAACAAAGAGTATGATGCATTAATAACAAAATCTAATTTAGAACTTGATCCAATAAAAAGGCAAGACATTTTAAGAGAAGCTGAAGCAATCATAGTAGAAAAAGATTCTCCTATGGCACCCTTATCTATACCCAAATCTCATTACCTTTTCAGAAATGATAAATGGACAGGATGGGCACCAAATATTGCAGAAAGCTATTTATACGAAGATATTAAAACTAAAAAATAA
- a CDS encoding 1-acyl-sn-glycerol-3-phosphate acyltransferase — protein MFVQNESFDKYFKDMESDFISQFKSVENVNYLDKSYRNADSNSRKLADRMIERLLKSGSTIVGIQNILELYEKAKSGKSSIILMEHYSNFDFPCFQFLLYKMGYHEIADHIIPIAGVKLFRDNLFVKTLSLGYNAILVYPPHAFVGVGLEHARQRRVFNANSMKYIYEKKNSGYIILIFPTATRYRKGKPETKKIIFEIGNYFKIFDYYLMIGVNGNVLEVSEDGDMSHDVFKRDSLIYNADKVMSIAEYRDEILSALKDCQTEITKEVLGLKIAEDLENRFNVLHAEGLEVYKKSF, from the coding sequence ATGTTTGTACAAAATGAAAGTTTTGATAAATATTTTAAAGACATGGAGAGCGACTTTATAAGTCAATTTAAGTCTGTTGAAAATGTTAATTATTTAGATAAATCTTATCGTAATGCAGATTCTAATAGTAGAAAATTGGCAGATAGAATGATAGAGAGACTTCTTAAGAGCGGATCTACAATTGTTGGCATTCAAAATATTTTAGAACTTTACGAAAAGGCCAAATCTGGCAAGTCTTCAATTATATTAATGGAGCATTACAGTAATTTTGATTTTCCCTGTTTCCAATTTTTACTTTATAAAATGGGTTATCATGAAATTGCAGATCATATTATTCCAATAGCTGGAGTTAAGCTTTTCAGAGACAATTTATTTGTTAAAACTCTTTCTTTGGGATACAATGCAATATTGGTGTATCCACCACACGCATTTGTTGGGGTTGGTTTAGAGCATGCGAGGCAAAGACGTGTTTTTAATGCTAATTCTATGAAATATATTTATGAAAAGAAAAATAGTGGATACATTATACTTATTTTCCCTACGGCTACTAGATATAGAAAAGGAAAGCCCGAAACAAAAAAAATAATTTTCGAAATTGGTAATTATTTTAAAATTTTTGATTATTATTTGATGATTGGAGTCAATGGAAATGTTTTAGAGGTTTCTGAAGATGGAGATATGTCTCACGATGTTTTTAAAAGAGATTCTCTTATATATAATGCTGACAAGGTTATGAGTATTGCTGAATATAGGGATGAAATTTTAAGCGCTTTAAAAGATTGTCAGACAGAGATTACAAAAGAAGTTTTAGGGTTAAAAATTGCTGAAGATTTAGAAAATCGTTTTAATGTGCTTCATGCAGAAGGGCTTGAAGTTTATAAAAAGAGTTTTTGA
- the flcA gene encoding periplasmic flagellar collar protein FlcA — protein sequence MPDIDKIKQFKKEILDNLSNERLSKESFGVSMDVNVPEPGESIVPWINEDLALEENDDELDLNFMLDALESEDKLPYSDIFNDNLPLSSSDLKVDMDSEFSTLNNDFDVSSSDSFENNIDKVLDDNSIDLDIASKLDFDNLINSSEFNSEELINNQDNNNFLESSNDFFVSGDDDFLESNKSNEINIDATVNDKIQANEQSEMFVGDDLNLGTDDNDFENVADDFKFLEYDQNTNSKRFEFKVNYPLFLKHLSSYPRNLRIAIAEALTKENVSRYKLEALIDLVEKNKKGLKFIAKFVGDIVGRSIKLPLIYFKAEEFNKLQQKLSYRISRALLPLIKIASLFVVLVLVSLYFIVDVVFFYVASEGKYKEGIESIYANKRELAKAIFRDAYYIRPDDKWFLNYAKAFEEIRDFDSAEEKYEELFTIEPFSKNSASRRRKKFNKEGYIAYASMKISLGEYSQANSILDEVISYDLYDYDALVLKGDNYFKWAKTNYNYYKDSINSYTVALSKYGQKKEILFKLFNAYIEADLDTESDNVNNFIKSNEILDVDEVVYTKYAKKLIDKYISFVTYNQRANNLAINLNYLNGQTNLLNKEFSDFKRNDGRTIFKLDNNVNMNSEIEYILRKILNKNPNYDKALFESGRYSYYIGDFKKAEVYLLKALSSFRQKNSIEDAGDKILAYKILADIYEKSKDSLRASNIIGLALNDYSFYKKHNLIKGSKEISSIYEKQGDILRSLNDFKSAISSYKLAINEGVDYPDVYYKVGLLSYRENNYDDALKYLFKVESMAGFSSSNEVLNSIALTLYKIGDFLASRSYYLRVMQNLELEKANVLNFNPKENDYHKILLLKEIETYNNLGVVEVIASFSSIRDTKLFNSGVSNLSESAKIFDILNRDEDMIKSVKKDLASLNLRNIFKNNFFKSNVLFYENLSEKL from the coding sequence ATGCCTGATATAGATAAGATAAAGCAGTTTAAAAAAGAAATATTAGATAATCTTTCTAATGAAAGATTATCTAAAGAATCTTTTGGTGTAAGTATGGATGTTAATGTCCCTGAACCTGGAGAGAGTATTGTTCCTTGGATAAATGAAGATCTTGCTTTAGAGGAAAATGATGATGAGCTTGATTTAAATTTTATGCTTGATGCTCTTGAGAGTGAGGATAAATTGCCTTACTCTGACATTTTTAATGACAATTTACCTTTAAGTAGTTCTGACTTGAAAGTTGATATGGATTCAGAGTTTTCAACTTTGAATAATGATTTTGACGTTTCTTCTAGCGATTCTTTTGAAAATAATATTGACAAAGTTCTTGATGATAATTCTATTGATTTAGACATTGCTTCTAAACTTGATTTTGATAATTTAATCAATTCTTCAGAATTTAATTCTGAAGAATTGATTAACAATCAAGACAATAATAATTTTTTAGAATCTAGCAATGATTTTTTTGTTTCGGGGGATGATGATTTTTTAGAATCTAATAAATCTAATGAAATTAATATTGATGCCACAGTAAATGATAAAATCCAGGCAAACGAACAATCAGAGATGTTTGTTGGAGATGATTTAAATTTAGGCACTGATGACAATGATTTTGAAAATGTTGCAGATGATTTTAAATTTTTAGAGTATGATCAAAATACAAATTCTAAACGCTTTGAATTTAAGGTTAATTATCCGTTATTTTTGAAACATTTAAGTTCCTATCCTAGAAATTTAAGAATTGCAATTGCCGAGGCTTTAACTAAAGAGAATGTTTCAAGGTATAAACTTGAAGCTTTAATTGACCTTGTTGAAAAAAATAAAAAAGGGTTAAAATTTATTGCTAAATTTGTAGGGGATATTGTTGGGCGATCTATTAAATTGCCTTTAATTTATTTTAAGGCGGAAGAATTTAACAAGCTTCAGCAGAAATTAAGCTATAGAATCTCAAGGGCTTTACTACCTTTGATAAAAATAGCTTCTCTTTTTGTTGTTTTAGTATTAGTTTCTTTATACTTTATAGTAGATGTAGTATTTTTTTATGTTGCCTCTGAGGGCAAGTATAAAGAGGGTATAGAATCTATATATGCAAATAAAAGAGAGCTTGCAAAAGCTATCTTTAGAGACGCTTATTACATTAGGCCCGATGATAAATGGTTTTTAAATTATGCTAAAGCGTTTGAAGAAATCAGAGATTTTGATAGTGCTGAAGAGAAGTATGAAGAATTGTTTACAATTGAGCCTTTTTCTAAAAATTCTGCAAGCAGAAGGCGAAAAAAGTTTAATAAGGAAGGATATATTGCGTATGCTTCTATGAAAATTAGTCTTGGAGAATACTCTCAGGCCAATTCAATACTTGATGAGGTTATATCTTATGATCTTTATGATTATGATGCTTTAGTATTAAAGGGAGATAATTATTTTAAATGGGCTAAGACAAATTATAATTACTATAAAGATAGTATTAATAGTTATACAGTTGCGCTTTCGAAGTATGGACAAAAAAAGGAAATTTTATTTAAACTTTTCAATGCTTATATTGAAGCCGATTTAGATACTGAGTCTGACAATGTTAATAATTTTATTAAGTCAAATGAAATCCTAGATGTTGATGAAGTTGTTTATACAAAATATGCTAAAAAGCTGATAGACAAGTATATTTCTTTTGTGACCTATAACCAGAGGGCAAATAATCTTGCCATAAACCTAAATTATCTTAATGGACAAACAAATTTATTGAATAAGGAATTCTCTGATTTTAAAAGAAATGATGGTAGAACTATTTTTAAGCTTGACAATAATGTTAATATGAATTCAGAGATTGAATACATTCTCAGAAAAATATTAAATAAAAATCCCAATTATGATAAGGCACTTTTTGAAAGTGGAAGATATTCTTATTATATAGGTGATTTCAAGAAAGCGGAAGTATATTTGCTTAAGGCATTAAGTAGCTTTAGGCAGAAAAATTCAATTGAAGATGCTGGTGACAAGATATTGGCTTATAAAATTTTAGCAGACATTTATGAAAAATCTAAGGATTCTCTTAGAGCTAGCAATATTATTGGTTTGGCCCTAAATGATTATTCTTTTTACAAAAAACATAATCTTATAAAAGGGTCTAAGGAGATTTCTTCGATTTATGAAAAGCAAGGCGATATTCTTAGATCTTTAAATGATTTTAAGTCTGCGATATCTTCTTATAAATTGGCAATAAATGAGGGTGTTGATTATCCGGATGTTTACTATAAGGTTGGATTACTTAGTTATAGGGAAAATAATTATGATGATGCATTGAAATATTTGTTTAAAGTAGAGAGCATGGCGGGGTTTTCAAGTAGTAACGAAGTTTTAAATTCTATTGCTCTAACTCTTTATAAAATAGGTGATTTTTTAGCTTCCAGGAGCTATTATTTAAGAGTTATGCAAAATTTAGAACTAGAAAAGGCTAATGTTTTGAATTTTAATCCCAAAGAAAATGATTATCATAAAATTCTTTTATTAAAAGAAATTGAAACTTATAATAATCTTGGAGTTGTAGAAGTGATTGCTTCTTTTTCATCCATAAGAGATACTAAACTTTTTAATTCTGGAGTTAGTAATTTAAGCGAATCAGCTAAGATTTTTGATATATTAAATAGAGATGAAGATATGATAAAAAGTGTTAAAAAAGATCTTGCTAGCTTAAATCTCAGGAATATTTTTAAGAATAATTTTTTTAAATCGAATGTTTTGTTTTATGAAAATTTATCCGAAAAACTTTAA
- a CDS encoding VWA domain-containing protein, giving the protein MKKIFFFLFISFYLFGFEDNSLKIDIDDVYVEAHEEGFHLFIRKKPSIKSVILTESFEIPDKKKDVATYSFRTLSYNKINGDEIRILNGRVIKNKELLSLTSSTPVPNKKFGEAFHILIPKKLKYGFPNFSTRSGEIDLEILKSKKEPFWFSIRSFEKKYNDYLGRYQDNAYELFFKDTQNQGKIEFNELRDTFTKFSDEVVIANNGIDIVDKIKKILKNSEDSVYDLDLVLVVDVTDSMKSNIEILKEHLFSIIEPQLQKFKSYRIGLVFYKDYLEDFLTKAFDFNTIPYLNNILKYVSVGGGGDYPEAVFEGIDAAVTQFDWRAERRFIIVIGDAPPHEYPRGSVVYKDVINSAKEKDITIYGIIFQ; this is encoded by the coding sequence ATGAAGAAAATTTTTTTCTTTCTTTTTATTAGCTTTTATTTGTTTGGATTTGAAGATAATTCTTTAAAAATCGACATTGATGATGTTTATGTTGAGGCCCATGAAGAGGGATTTCATCTTTTTATTAGAAAAAAACCTTCAATCAAGTCAGTAATATTGACAGAGTCTTTTGAAATTCCTGATAAGAAAAAAGATGTGGCGACTTATTCATTTCGCACATTAAGTTATAATAAGATTAATGGAGATGAAATTCGAATTTTAAATGGGAGGGTTATTAAGAATAAAGAACTTTTATCATTAACATCGTCAACACCTGTTCCTAATAAGAAGTTTGGAGAAGCTTTTCATATATTGATTCCAAAAAAATTAAAATATGGATTTCCAAATTTTTCAACAAGAAGTGGTGAGATTGATTTAGAAATATTAAAGAGCAAGAAAGAACCTTTTTGGTTTTCTATAAGATCTTTTGAGAAAAAATATAATGATTATTTAGGTAGGTATCAAGACAATGCTTATGAATTGTTTTTCAAGGATACTCAAAATCAAGGAAAAATTGAATTTAATGAATTAAGGGATACTTTTACAAAATTTTCAGATGAGGTTGTTATTGCTAATAATGGCATTGATATTGTTGATAAAATAAAAAAAATTTTAAAAAACTCAGAAGATTCAGTTTATGATTTAGATCTAGTGCTTGTTGTTGATGTTACTGACAGCATGAAAAGTAATATTGAGATTTTAAAAGAGCATTTATTTTCAATAATAGAGCCTCAACTGCAAAAGTTTAAATCCTATAGAATAGGTCTTGTTTTTTATAAAGACTATCTTGAAGATTTTTTAACCAAAGCTTTTGATTTTAATACTATCCCTTATTTAAATAATATTCTTAAATATGTCAGCGTTGGTGGTGGTGGAGATTATCCAGAGGCTGTGTTTGAGGGGATTGATGCTGCCGTAACTCAGTTTGATTGGAGGGCAGAGAGAAGATTTATTATTGTCATAGGAGATGCCCCTCCTCATGAATATCCAAGAGGGTCTGTTGTTTATAAAGATGTTATCAATTCTGCAAAAGAAAAAGATATTACAATTTATGGAATAATATTCCAGTAA
- a CDS encoding tetratricopeptide repeat protein produces the protein MKKLVLLNLILISCYTINLKKLTKETPYGIYLREAQKAINVNDYNSALKAYEKMIQNFDHNPNIVATGKYEIAFIYYTINKTEKAKKIFEELIENKAKMPKWIKPLAKKILNKMENKNLKK, from the coding sequence ATGAAAAAACTAGTATTATTAAACTTAATACTCATTTCATGCTATACAATTAACTTGAAAAAATTAACAAAAGAAACTCCTTATGGGATTTATCTCAGAGAAGCTCAAAAGGCTATCAATGTTAATGATTACAACTCTGCGTTAAAAGCATACGAAAAAATGATTCAAAATTTCGATCACAATCCGAATATAGTTGCTACTGGCAAATATGAAATTGCATTCATATACTACACAATAAACAAAACAGAAAAAGCAAAAAAAATATTTGAAGAGCTAATAGAAAATAAGGCAAAAATGCCTAAATGGATTAAGCCTTTAGCTAAAAAAATATTAAATAAAATGGAAAATAAAAATTTAAAAAAATAA